A region of the Acidobacteriota bacterium genome:
TTCCCCTCGCCATCGACCCGCTTCAGGAAGCGGCCCGGATGGTCTTCGCCAGGATCTCCTTCGTGACGCCCAGCGCCAGGAGAGACCTCACCAGTAGGTCGAGTGAGACCGACGGGTCCCCGGCCTCCATCTTCGCCACGCGTGACTGACTGGATTGGAGGATCCTCGCGGCCTGGACCTGCGTGAGGCGATGCCGGCGCCTCAGGTCCGACAGCTTGCGACTCAGCGCGAGCTTCAGTTCTACGTACGTCGCCTCTTCCGCGCTCAGCTCGAGGAATTCCTTCGCCGTGCCCACCTTCCAGCCCTTGCGTTCGAGCTTCTTCCGCTTCGCGTTTTCCATGATCGCGTCTCCTCAGACCGCGTCGTAGTCGCGCAGCCGCTTTCGGCACAGTTCGACAAGCTGCTTCGGGGTCTTCGCCGTCGTCTTTCGGAAGACCTCGACGATGACCACCGCGTCGTCATCCGTGATCTTGCCCCGCTCCCGTGGACACCCGGAAAGGACTCACGTAGAGTCCGATCAGAGGAGGACGGTCCATGGGAGTTGCACGGCGGAAGCATACGGCAGAGTTCAAGATCGAAGCGGTCCGGCTGGTCACGGAGAAAGGTATCAGCGTCGCGAAGGCCGCTCGCGACTTGGGGATCGATCGAAGCCTCCTCACGAAATGGAAGCGGGATCTGGCCGGCCAGGGTGCGGCGGCGTTCCCCGGC
Encoded here:
- a CDS encoding XRE family transcriptional regulator: MENAKRKKLERKGWKVGTAKEFLELSAEEATYVELKLALSRKLSDLRRRHRLTQVQAARILQSSQSRVAKMEAGDPSVSLDLLVRSLLALGVTKEILAKTIRAAS